One genomic region from Haloarcula taiwanensis encodes:
- a CDS encoding DNA topoisomerase (ATP-hydrolyzing) subunit B, with amino-acid sequence MSGESDEYGAKSIQTLEGLEAVQKRPAMYIGSTDARGLHHLVYEVVDNAIDEALAGYCDNIDVTIHDDGSVSVSDDGRGIPVDTHEEHGRPAVEVVMTILHAGGKFDNKSYQVSGGLHGVGVSVVNALSKWLEVEVRRDGALWKQRFDHGKPEYDLKKVRDLEPDEETGTTVRFWPDDEIFETGEFKFSTLSSRLRELAFLNSGVAISIHDERDGDTETFAYDGGIREFVEYLNETKDPLHRDIIYFEDEEEIAEGPVQVEIAMQGTDDLQGSIHAFANNINTREGGTHLTGFKTSLTRVVNDYATDNNLLKDLDDTLKGDDIREGLTAVISVKHPDPQFEGQTKTKLGNSEVRGIVESAMHDGLATFFEENPDTAEAIVGKAVEAAKARKAAQKAEELTRRKSALDSTALPGKLADCQTRDPEEAELFIAEGDSAGGSAKQGRNPDFQAILPIKGKILNVEKHRLDRILENNEIRNLITALGTGIGDEFDIDDLRYEKIILMTDADVDGAHIRTLLLTLFYRHMKPLLEAGYVYASQPPLYRIRYRGNTYDAMTDAERDTIIEEKCDGNPTQVQRFKGLGEMNPDQLWETTMNPDNRILKQITIEDAAAADKMFNILMGDAVEPRKEFIKEHSPEAEWVDI; translated from the coding sequence ATGTCAGGAGAGTCTGATGAGTACGGCGCAAAGTCGATCCAGACCCTCGAAGGGCTGGAAGCCGTCCAGAAGCGACCCGCGATGTATATCGGGTCGACGGACGCTCGTGGCCTCCATCATCTCGTCTACGAGGTGGTCGACAACGCGATCGACGAGGCGCTCGCCGGCTACTGTGACAACATCGACGTAACGATTCACGACGACGGCTCCGTCTCTGTCAGCGACGACGGGCGGGGAATCCCCGTCGATACCCACGAAGAACACGGCCGTCCGGCCGTCGAGGTCGTAATGACGATTCTCCACGCTGGTGGGAAATTCGACAACAAGTCCTACCAGGTCTCTGGGGGTCTCCACGGGGTCGGTGTGAGCGTCGTCAACGCCCTCTCGAAGTGGCTTGAAGTCGAAGTCAGGCGCGACGGCGCGCTCTGGAAGCAGCGCTTCGACCACGGTAAACCGGAGTACGACCTCAAGAAGGTCCGCGACCTCGAACCCGATGAGGAGACGGGCACGACGGTCCGGTTCTGGCCGGACGACGAAATCTTCGAGACCGGCGAGTTCAAGTTCTCGACGCTGTCGTCTCGACTACGCGAACTCGCCTTCCTCAACTCCGGTGTCGCCATCTCTATCCACGATGAACGCGACGGTGACACGGAGACGTTCGCCTACGACGGCGGTATCCGCGAGTTCGTCGAGTATCTGAACGAGACAAAGGACCCGCTCCACCGAGATATCATTTACTTCGAGGACGAAGAGGAGATCGCGGAAGGGCCGGTCCAGGTCGAAATCGCCATGCAGGGGACCGACGACCTGCAGGGTTCGATTCACGCCTTCGCCAACAATATCAACACGCGCGAGGGCGGGACACACCTCACAGGATTCAAAACCTCGCTGACACGGGTGGTCAACGACTACGCGACCGACAATAATCTGCTGAAAGATCTGGATGATACACTCAAAGGCGACGACATCCGCGAAGGGCTGACGGCTGTCATTTCTGTTAAACACCCTGACCCACAGTTTGAAGGGCAGACCAAGACCAAGCTCGGCAACAGCGAGGTCCGCGGCATCGTCGAATCGGCGATGCACGACGGACTTGCGACCTTCTTCGAGGAAAATCCCGACACGGCCGAAGCCATCGTCGGCAAGGCCGTCGAGGCCGCGAAGGCACGGAAGGCCGCACAGAAGGCCGAGGAACTCACCCGCCGGAAGTCTGCGCTCGACTCGACCGCACTGCCCGGAAAGCTGGCCGACTGCCAGACGCGGGACCCCGAGGAAGCCGAACTGTTCATCGCCGAGGGTGACTCCGCGGGTGGCAGCGCCAAACAGGGCCGCAACCCGGATTTCCAGGCCATCCTCCCGATCAAGGGGAAGATTCTGAACGTCGAGAAACACCGGCTAGACCGGATTCTTGAGAACAACGAGATACGGAACCTCATCACCGCGCTGGGGACCGGTATCGGCGACGAGTTCGACATCGACGACCTGCGTTACGAAAAAATAATCCTGATGACGGACGCGGACGTCGACGGAGCACACATCCGGACGCTCCTGTTGACGCTGTTCTATCGGCACATGAAGCCGCTGCTGGAAGCAGGCTACGTGTACGCCTCCCAGCCGCCCCTGTACCGGATTCGCTACCGCGGGAACACCTACGACGCGATGACGGACGCGGAGCGCGACACAATCATCGAGGAGAAGTGTGACGGGAACCCCACGCAGGTCCAGCGGTTCAAGGGCCTCGGTGAGATGAACCCCGACCAGCTCTGGGAGACGACGATGAACCCCGACAACCGGATTCTCAAGCAGATAACCATCGAGGACGCCGCAGCCGCGGACAAGATGTTCAATATCCTGATGGGCGACGCCGTCGAACCGCGCAAGGAGTTTATCAAGGAGCACTCGCCTGAAGCGGAGTGGGTCGACATATGA
- a CDS encoding nucleoside-diphosphate sugar epimerase — MEDNRVLVTGGGGFIGANLANKLAENNDVVALDDGYLGTPENVSEDVEYVEKSVLDDDLPTDVDVVFHLAALSSYAMHEDNPTHGARVNVEGFVNTVEQARDDGCDTVVYASTSSIYGSRTDPSPEDMDVTVNTGYEASKMARETYAEYFQNHYDLTLAGMRFFSVYQGYGGAEEHKGEYANVIAQFADDLASGDAPKLYGDGEQTRDFTHVDDIVRGLVLAAEHELNGVYNLGTGEAYDFNTVVEMLNDELGTDIEPDYVENPIPEDVYVHDTCADFSKMHEATGWEPEIRFEEGIELVCAPYT; from the coding sequence ATGGAAGATAATCGCGTTTTGGTGACCGGCGGTGGGGGGTTTATCGGGGCAAACCTCGCGAACAAACTGGCCGAAAACAACGACGTTGTCGCCCTGGATGACGGCTACCTCGGTACGCCGGAAAACGTATCAGAAGACGTAGAGTACGTCGAGAAGAGTGTCCTCGATGACGACCTGCCGACTGACGTGGACGTGGTGTTTCACCTCGCAGCGCTCTCCTCCTACGCGATGCATGAGGACAACCCGACCCACGGCGCTCGCGTGAACGTCGAGGGGTTCGTCAACACTGTCGAGCAGGCCCGGGACGACGGCTGTGACACCGTTGTCTACGCCTCCACTTCCTCCATCTACGGCAGCCGGACCGACCCGTCGCCAGAGGACATGGACGTGACGGTCAACACCGGCTACGAGGCCTCGAAGATGGCCCGGGAGACGTACGCGGAGTACTTCCAGAACCACTACGACCTGACACTGGCCGGGATGCGCTTTTTCTCGGTGTATCAGGGCTACGGCGGCGCAGAGGAACACAAAGGGGAGTACGCCAACGTCATCGCGCAGTTCGCCGACGACCTGGCAAGCGGTGACGCACCGAAGCTGTACGGTGACGGCGAGCAGACCCGGGATTTCACCCACGTCGACGACATCGTCCGCGGGCTTGTTCTGGCCGCCGAACACGAACTAAACGGCGTGTACAACCTCGGTACCGGCGAGGCCTACGACTTTAACACGGTCGTCGAAATGCTGAACGATGAACTGGGAACGGACATCGAACCGGACTACGTCGAGAACCCGATCCCTGAGGACGTGTACGTCCACGACACCTGTGCTGACTTCTCGAAGATGCACGAGGCGACAGGCTGGGAACCTGAGATACGTTTTGAAGAGGGTATCGAACTGGTCTGTGCGCCCTACACGTAG
- a CDS encoding DNA topoisomerase VI subunit B — MTSYQSRLGEGEGIAEELAESQRAISIAEFFEKNKHMLGFDSEARALVTAVKEAVDNALDACEEAGILPDIYVEIQEAGDYYRLVVEDNGPGITKEQAPKIFGKLLYGSRFHAREQNRGQQGIGISAAVLYSQLTSGKPAKITSRPKGQDEAQYFELIVDTDTNEPEISVDETTTWERPHGTRIELEMEANMRARSTLRDYIQDTAVVNPHARIEFDEPGLDESLKFERAEGADLPDETEEIRPHPHGVELGTLLKMLEATDSYSVSGFMQEEFTRVGGKTADSVIANFNDRHYGRGMAWQPPKVGEDADIEAAVEDAVANKGAETTATFAAAVSEAIHDRARVAYHEVEAIVDSAAEDAEADGDTTFGATVRENAVEAAWDAVSDTLSSDLYTLIDDVTTKRKDDAVIEGLASRLADKFADEGRHRLTRDELREYVDRAADMTEKQDDATFGETARENVLEVLWTAAVNIPEDPPKVDDIAADRDTASQLLSAMRETDIIAPPTDCLSPISAELVEEGLRKEFDADFYAASTRDASVHGGDPFIVEAGIAYGGELEAEGSVDVMRFANRVPLVYQRGACATTDVVKSIRWRNYNLDQPGGSGIPKGPAVIMVHVASTNVPFTSESKDAIANVPEMEDEIELAIREAARELKSYLNKRQSMQQRREKQDKLATILPEMAEKLTEVTGNDDLHIDDSLARIMNNVLVEREIEDGTVRVTVENNDDTNADIDLTDIVTAEPQDTNGATVVEMDGEWFVKWSPTVAAGETAVLEYSVPDEAEFTVSVDGVEEEKLTVNA; from the coding sequence ATGACCTCGTATCAGTCGCGACTCGGCGAGGGCGAGGGGATCGCCGAGGAGTTGGCCGAATCCCAGCGGGCCATCTCCATCGCCGAGTTCTTCGAGAAGAACAAACACATGCTGGGCTTCGACTCGGAGGCCCGGGCGCTCGTCACGGCCGTCAAGGAAGCCGTCGACAACGCGCTCGACGCCTGCGAGGAGGCCGGTATCCTCCCCGATATCTACGTCGAGATTCAGGAGGCCGGGGATTACTACCGGCTGGTCGTCGAGGACAACGGGCCCGGTATCACGAAAGAGCAGGCCCCGAAAATCTTCGGAAAGCTCCTCTATGGCTCCCGCTTTCACGCCAGAGAGCAGAACCGCGGCCAGCAGGGGATCGGAATCTCTGCGGCGGTCCTCTACTCGCAACTGACCTCCGGCAAGCCCGCGAAGATAACCTCCCGGCCGAAGGGCCAGGACGAGGCACAGTACTTCGAACTCATCGTCGACACGGACACCAACGAACCCGAGATCAGCGTCGACGAGACGACGACGTGGGAGCGCCCTCACGGGACCCGGATCGAACTGGAGATGGAGGCCAACATGCGCGCCCGCTCGACGCTGCGGGACTACATCCAGGACACCGCCGTCGTCAACCCTCACGCCCGCATCGAGTTCGACGAACCGGGGCTGGACGAGTCCCTGAAGTTCGAGCGCGCGGAAGGTGCGGACCTTCCCGACGAGACCGAAGAAATCCGCCCGCACCCCCACGGCGTCGAACTCGGGACCCTGCTGAAGATGCTCGAAGCCACCGACTCCTACTCCGTCTCGGGGTTCATGCAGGAGGAGTTCACCCGCGTGGGCGGCAAGACCGCCGACAGCGTCATCGCGAACTTCAACGACCGCCACTACGGCCGCGGCATGGCCTGGCAGCCGCCGAAAGTCGGCGAGGACGCGGACATCGAGGCCGCTGTCGAGGACGCCGTGGCGAACAAAGGCGCTGAAACCACGGCGACCTTCGCCGCCGCCGTTTCCGAGGCGATTCACGACCGCGCCCGGGTCGCGTACCACGAGGTCGAAGCCATCGTCGATTCGGCGGCCGAAGACGCCGAGGCCGACGGCGACACGACGTTCGGCGCGACAGTTCGAGAAAACGCCGTCGAGGCCGCTTGGGATGCCGTCAGTGATACCCTGTCGAGCGACCTCTACACCCTCATTGACGACGTAACGACGAAACGCAAAGACGACGCGGTAATCGAGGGGCTGGCGAGCCGGTTGGCCGACAAGTTCGCCGACGAGGGCCGCCACCGACTGACCCGCGACGAACTCCGGGAGTACGTCGACCGCGCGGCCGACATGACCGAGAAGCAGGACGACGCCACCTTCGGCGAGACGGCCCGCGAGAACGTGCTGGAGGTACTCTGGACCGCGGCCGTGAACATCCCGGAGGACCCGCCGAAGGTAGACGACATCGCCGCCGACCGCGATACTGCGAGTCAGTTGCTGTCGGCGATGCGCGAGACGGACATCATCGCGCCGCCGACGGACTGTCTCTCCCCCATCAGCGCGGAACTCGTCGAGGAAGGCCTCCGGAAGGAGTTCGACGCGGACTTCTACGCCGCCTCGACGCGTGACGCGTCAGTCCACGGCGGCGACCCGTTCATCGTCGAGGCCGGCATCGCCTACGGCGGCGAACTGGAGGCCGAGGGCAGCGTCGACGTGATGCGTTTCGCCAACCGCGTACCGCTGGTGTACCAGCGCGGTGCCTGTGCGACGACGGACGTGGTGAAGTCAATCCGCTGGCGCAACTACAACCTCGACCAGCCCGGCGGCTCCGGCATCCCGAAGGGGCCGGCTGTCATCATGGTCCACGTCGCCTCGACGAACGTGCCCTTCACCAGTGAGTCCAAGGACGCCATCGCCAACGTCCCGGAGATGGAAGACGAAATCGAACTCGCCATCCGGGAGGCCGCCCGCGAGCTCAAGAGCTACCTGAACAAGCGCCAGTCGATGCAACAGCGCCGCGAGAAACAGGACAAACTGGCGACCATCCTGCCGGAGATGGCCGAGAAGCTCACCGAAGTGACCGGCAACGACGACCTGCACATCGACGACTCGCTGGCCCGCATCATGAACAACGTGCTCGTCGAGCGCGAAATCGAGGACGGCACCGTCCGCGTGACCGTCGAGAACAACGACGACACGAACGCCGACATCGACCTGACCGACATCGTCACCGCCGAGCCACAGGACACGAACGGCGCGACCGTCGTCGAGATGGACGGCGAGTGGTTCGTCAAGTGGTCGCCGACGGTGGCGGCCGGCGAGACCGCTGTTCTCGAATACAGCGTCCCCGACGAGGCCGAGTTCACCGTCTCGGTCGACGGCGTCGAAGAGGAGAAACTCACGGTGAACGCCTGA
- a CDS encoding arginase encodes MQQQVRVLGVPMDLGADRRGVDMGPSAIRYGGLADQLTDIGIDCVDGGDIAVPRPEERDPDAGGLKSGHAKFFRETKEVCEDVTTAVDATRREGRFPLVLGGDHSIGIGTMAGAASDDEELGVIWFDAHGDFNTPETTPSGNIHGMSLAAVLGLGVFSDHEWAHTPAVSEENVVIVGLRDVDDRERRLIEDSDITAYTMSDIDARSAPEIVDEALDIATDGTDGIHVSLDLDWLDPTEAPGVGTPVRGGVSYREAHIAMEYVAEQHDQLRSMEMVEVNPILDEHNRTAELACELVASAFGKRVL; translated from the coding sequence ATGCAACAACAGGTTCGTGTCCTCGGCGTCCCAATGGACCTCGGGGCCGACCGGCGTGGCGTCGACATGGGGCCGTCAGCGATACGGTACGGCGGCCTCGCTGACCAGCTGACAGATATCGGGATCGATTGCGTCGACGGCGGCGACATCGCCGTGCCGCGGCCGGAGGAACGCGACCCCGACGCCGGCGGCCTGAAAAGCGGTCACGCGAAGTTTTTCAGGGAGACGAAGGAAGTCTGTGAGGACGTGACGACGGCGGTCGATGCGACGCGCAGGGAAGGCCGGTTCCCGCTCGTTCTGGGTGGCGACCACTCGATCGGTATCGGAACCATGGCCGGCGCAGCCAGCGACGACGAGGAGTTGGGCGTCATCTGGTTCGACGCCCACGGTGATTTCAACACACCGGAGACAACACCCAGCGGAAACATCCACGGGATGTCGCTGGCGGCCGTCCTCGGTCTCGGTGTGTTCTCCGACCACGAGTGGGCGCACACGCCGGCCGTGAGCGAGGAAAACGTTGTCATCGTCGGGCTGCGAGACGTGGACGACAGGGAACGTCGGCTGATCGAAGACAGCGATATCACGGCGTACACGATGTCGGATATCGACGCCCGAAGCGCGCCGGAGATCGTCGACGAGGCACTGGACATCGCGACTGACGGGACGGACGGGATACACGTCTCGCTCGACCTCGACTGGCTCGACCCGACGGAAGCGCCCGGCGTCGGGACGCCGGTTCGGGGCGGCGTCTCCTACCGCGAGGCCCACATCGCGATGGAATACGTCGCTGAACAGCATGACCAGCTGCGCTCGATGGAGATGGTCGAGGTGAACCCGATTCTCGACGAACACAACCGCACTGCGGAACTGGCCTGTGAGCTCGTCGCCAGCGCCTTTGGCAAGCGCGTACTGTAA
- a CDS encoding DNA topoisomerase VI (catalyzes the ATP-dependent breakage, passage, and rejoining of double-stranded DNA), whose translation MSTDSDTTPDTEEAREQLIDLAADFYDQFADGEVPTMTIPTRTKSNIVFDEDEQVWVYGDRNSTRSAKTISGAEKILKAVYTIDFLSQQLEEDRSSTLRELYYLSESWDLDEAQFNTQDESNNLIEDLEIVSDVKREDFHMRPEESGAKVMGPLLLREQTNRGDREIHCQDDVGQGGYQIPNNPDTIEFLDNDAEFVLCVETGGMRDRLVENGFDDEYDALVVHLGGQPARATRRLIKRLHDELALPVTVFTDGDPWSYRIFGSVSYGSIKSAHLSEYLATPEAQFIGIRPEDIVEYELPTDPLSDSDVNALESELEDPRFQTDFWEEQIELQLDINKKAEQQALASRGLDFVTETYLPERLGEMGIL comes from the coding sequence ATGAGCACCGACTCAGACACCACACCCGACACCGAGGAAGCGCGCGAGCAACTCATCGACCTCGCGGCGGACTTCTACGACCAGTTCGCCGACGGCGAGGTGCCGACGATGACCATCCCCACCCGGACCAAATCGAACATCGTCTTCGACGAGGACGAACAGGTCTGGGTGTACGGCGACCGGAACTCCACCCGGTCGGCGAAGACGATTTCCGGGGCCGAGAAGATTCTGAAGGCCGTCTACACCATCGACTTCCTCTCCCAGCAACTGGAGGAAGACCGCTCGTCGACCCTGCGTGAACTGTACTACCTCTCCGAGTCCTGGGACCTCGACGAGGCCCAGTTCAACACGCAGGACGAGTCGAACAACCTCATCGAGGACCTCGAAATCGTCTCCGACGTCAAACGCGAGGACTTCCACATGCGCCCGGAAGAATCCGGCGCGAAGGTGATGGGGCCGCTGCTCCTCCGCGAGCAGACCAACCGCGGCGACCGCGAGATTCACTGTCAGGACGACGTGGGGCAGGGCGGCTACCAGATTCCGAACAACCCCGACACCATCGAGTTCCTCGACAACGACGCGGAGTTCGTCCTCTGCGTGGAGACCGGCGGGATGCGGGACCGACTCGTCGAGAACGGCTTCGACGACGAGTACGACGCCCTTGTCGTCCACCTCGGCGGCCAGCCCGCGCGGGCGACCCGGCGGCTCATCAAACGGCTCCACGACGAACTGGCCCTCCCGGTCACGGTGTTCACTGACGGTGACCCGTGGTCGTACCGCATCTTCGGGTCGGTCTCCTACGGCTCCATCAAATCTGCCCACCTCTCGGAGTACCTGGCGACCCCCGAAGCCCAGTTCATCGGCATCCGCCCGGAGGACATCGTCGAGTACGAACTGCCGACGGACCCGCTGTCGGACTCCGACGTCAACGCCCTAGAGAGCGAACTTGAGGACCCGCGTTTCCAGACTGACTTCTGGGAAGAACAGATCGAGCTCCAGCTCGACATCAACAAGAAGGCCGAGCAGCAGGCGCTCGCTTCTCGGGGGCTTGACTTCGTGACGGAGACGTACCTGCCCGAGCGGCTGGGCGAGATGGGCATACTGTAG
- a CDS encoding TrmB family transcriptional regulator, whose amino-acid sequence MSSIELTPSQKNILQELVNLYRESESAVKGEDIAEKVDRNPGTIRNQMQSLKALQLVEGVPGPKGGYKPTANAYDALQIQDMDQAAEVPLRHNGELVEHSNVEEIDLTSVHHPEECRAEIQLQGTMSEFHEGDSVTVGPTPLSKLQIIGTLEGKDDTNNKLILAIDDMRAPAGEPEH is encoded by the coding sequence ATGTCATCTATCGAACTGACACCCAGTCAAAAGAACATTCTGCAGGAACTGGTAAATCTCTATCGGGAAAGTGAAAGCGCTGTCAAAGGCGAGGATATTGCCGAGAAGGTCGACCGAAATCCCGGTACGATTCGCAACCAGATGCAGAGTCTCAAAGCCCTGCAGCTTGTCGAGGGCGTCCCCGGCCCCAAGGGAGGGTACAAGCCCACCGCCAACGCCTACGACGCGCTCCAGATCCAGGACATGGACCAGGCCGCGGAGGTCCCGCTTCGGCACAACGGCGAGCTTGTCGAACATTCAAACGTCGAAGAGATTGACCTGACCAGCGTCCACCACCCCGAGGAGTGCCGTGCGGAGATCCAGCTGCAGGGCACGATGTCCGAATTCCACGAGGGTGACTCAGTGACAGTCGGTCCGACGCCGCTGTCGAAGCTCCAGATTATCGGGACCCTCGAAGGGAAGGACGACACCAACAACAAACTCATCCTCGCTATCGACGATATGCGGGCACCGGCGGGCGAGCCGGAACACTAG
- a CDS encoding DNA gyrase subunit A: MSSDANDANAPAEQIKHVRIEDEMEQSYIDYAMSVIAGRALPDVRDGLKPVHRRILYAMHEMGVSSNTAHRKSSSIVGDTMGDYHPHGDSAIYDTLVRMAQDFSMRYPLIDGQGNFGSMDGDPAAAMRYTEARMAPIAEELLEDIEKDTVDFSSNYDDRLQEPDVLPSKVPNLLLNGSSGIAVGMSTNIPPHNLGELVDATVHLLENPDATVEDLMEHVKGPDFPTGGNIVGRDAIYSAYATGRGRLRVRAEYEVDPEEGRIVISELPYQENKARVVERIADDVNEGKIEGISDLRDESDRNGVRIVVELKRGANIDVVENRLLDHHLESTFGVINLALVDGQPKVLSLKESLQHYIDHRREVVRRRSEYDLAEAEERAHILEGRLKALNNVEDVVELIRDSEDRDAARAGLQESFEFSEEQAAHIVRMQLGSLTSMEAAEIEDEYEDVQDTIDYLESVLNSREKLDSVIADELQEVKDEYDDDRRTSIIEDEGQVTHEDLIPEEDCVVIITEDDYIKRMPVENFDPQNRGGKGIIGADPKENDRVSKVFRANSHDYLLCFTNQGQVYRLKTYEIPEMSRTARGKSAINLIDLDNGEELTAVVSTDEFGDDECITMVTRNGYVKRTCCSEFENILSTGIIAAKLEDGDELIDVDVTDGTGDLVIATEAGMTIRFSESEVSEMGRSARGVNGIKLQGDDKVAAMVATDDDDPRSLLTVTKHGFGKRTKLDEYRTQSRYGKGLIDIKTDDRNGRVSTAKAVTDEDHLVIMSEQGQIMRIRAGDVSQVGRNTKGVTIMGLEDDDRVASVTVVPAVTDE; the protein is encoded by the coding sequence ATGAGTTCCGACGCTAACGACGCTAACGCCCCGGCAGAGCAGATCAAGCACGTCCGCATCGAGGACGAGATGGAGCAGTCCTACATCGACTACGCGATGTCGGTCATCGCGGGTCGGGCGCTCCCAGACGTTCGGGACGGGCTCAAACCCGTTCATCGGCGTATCCTCTATGCGATGCACGAGATGGGCGTCTCCTCGAACACCGCCCACCGGAAGTCCTCCTCGATTGTCGGGGACACGATGGGTGACTACCACCCACACGGCGACTCGGCCATCTACGACACGCTCGTCCGGATGGCACAGGACTTCTCGATGCGGTATCCGTTGATAGACGGCCAGGGGAACTTCGGCTCGATGGACGGCGACCCGGCGGCCGCCATGCGGTACACGGAGGCGCGGATGGCGCCCATCGCCGAGGAACTGCTTGAAGACATCGAAAAAGACACAGTCGATTTCTCCAGCAACTACGACGACCGCCTGCAGGAACCCGACGTGCTGCCGTCGAAGGTCCCGAACCTCCTGCTCAACGGGTCGTCCGGGATTGCCGTCGGCATGTCGACCAACATCCCGCCGCACAACCTCGGCGAACTGGTCGACGCGACGGTCCACCTGCTGGAAAACCCCGACGCCACCGTTGAGGACCTGATGGAGCATGTCAAGGGGCCGGACTTCCCGACCGGCGGCAACATTGTTGGCCGCGATGCCATCTACTCGGCGTACGCGACCGGCCGGGGCCGTTTGCGGGTTCGCGCAGAGTACGAGGTCGACCCCGAGGAGGGTCGCATCGTCATCAGTGAACTCCCCTATCAGGAGAATAAGGCCCGCGTCGTCGAGCGAATCGCCGACGACGTGAACGAGGGGAAAATCGAGGGCATCTCGGACCTGCGCGACGAGTCCGACCGCAACGGCGTCCGCATCGTCGTCGAACTCAAGCGTGGGGCAAACATCGACGTGGTCGAGAACCGGCTGCTCGACCATCATCTGGAATCCACCTTCGGCGTTATCAACCTCGCGCTGGTCGACGGTCAGCCGAAGGTCCTCTCGCTGAAAGAGAGCCTCCAGCACTACATCGACCACCGCCGCGAAGTCGTCCGTCGGCGCTCCGAGTACGACCTCGCCGAGGCAGAGGAGCGCGCCCACATCCTCGAAGGCCGGCTGAAGGCCCTGAACAACGTCGAGGACGTGGTCGAACTGATCCGCGACAGCGAGGACCGCGATGCCGCTCGGGCCGGTCTGCAGGAGTCCTTCGAGTTCTCCGAAGAGCAGGCCGCTCACATCGTCCGGATGCAACTCGGCTCGCTCACCTCGATGGAAGCGGCCGAAATCGAAGACGAGTACGAAGACGTACAGGACACGATCGACTACCTCGAATCCGTCCTCAACAGCCGCGAGAAGCTCGACAGCGTCATCGCTGACGAACTCCAGGAAGTCAAAGACGAGTACGACGACGACCGCCGAACGAGTATCATTGAGGACGAGGGGCAGGTCACTCACGAGGACCTCATCCCGGAAGAAGACTGCGTCGTCATCATCACCGAAGACGACTACATCAAGCGGATGCCGGTCGAGAACTTCGACCCCCAGAATCGCGGCGGCAAAGGGATAATCGGGGCCGATCCCAAGGAGAACGACCGTGTCTCGAAGGTGTTCCGGGCCAACAGCCACGACTACCTGCTCTGTTTCACCAATCAGGGCCAGGTCTACCGGCTCAAGACCTACGAGATTCCAGAGATGTCCCGGACGGCGCGGGGCAAGTCTGCTATCAATCTCATCGACCTGGACAACGGCGAAGAACTGACCGCCGTCGTCTCGACCGACGAATTCGGCGACGACGAGTGTATCACGATGGTGACCCGGAACGGCTACGTCAAGCGGACCTGCTGTTCGGAGTTTGAAAACATCCTCTCGACGGGAATCATCGCCGCCAAACTCGAAGACGGCGACGAACTCATCGACGTCGATGTCACTGACGGCACCGGCGACCTCGTCATCGCCACGGAGGCGGGGATGACAATCCGCTTCAGCGAGAGTGAGGTCAGCGAGATGGGCCGTTCAGCACGCGGTGTCAACGGCATCAAACTACAGGGCGACGACAAGGTCGCGGCGATGGTCGCCACTGACGACGACGACCCCCGGTCGCTGCTGACCGTCACGAAACACGGCTTCGGAAAGCGGACCAAACTCGACGAGTACCGCACGCAGTCCCGGTACGGCAAGGGGCTCATCGACATCAAGACCGACGACCGCAACGGTCGGGTGTCGACGGCCAAGGCGGTCACCGACGAGGACCATCTGGTCATCATGTCCGAACAGGGCCAGATCATGCGTATCCGCGCCGGCGACGTGTCCCAGGTCGGTCGGAACACGAAGGGTGTGACGATTATGGGACTCGAAGACGACGACCGCGTGGCGAGCGTGACGGTCGTTCCTGCTGTCACCGACGAGTAG